Proteins encoded in a region of the Actinomycetes bacterium genome:
- a CDS encoding enoyl-CoA hydratase-related protein, which translates to MSSPAVRYEVADGVATLTLDRPEARNVLNAESMAPLLAGLRAAAEDDAVRVVVLTGSGNTFCAGADLRGAAAADDGSFAATGPRALVDVLQALLEHPKPTIARVQGHVAGGGNGLVAACDLAVAAEETRFAFSEVRVGVAPAVISVVCLRRMPPREAAELLLTGERVSAARALRAGLLTAVVPAAELDAAVDTWVGQLRRGGPTALAATKQLLRRVPVLSLDDGFDWTAQLSAELFGSAEAREGMTAFVERRPPAWAPPPSA; encoded by the coding sequence GTGAGCTCGCCGGCGGTGCGCTACGAGGTGGCCGACGGCGTGGCCACCCTGACCCTCGACCGGCCGGAGGCGCGCAACGTCCTCAACGCCGAGTCGATGGCCCCGCTGCTGGCCGGCCTGCGGGCCGCCGCCGAGGACGACGCCGTCCGGGTGGTCGTGCTCACCGGCAGCGGCAACACCTTCTGCGCGGGGGCCGACCTGCGCGGGGCCGCGGCGGCCGACGACGGCTCGTTCGCGGCGACCGGGCCGCGCGCGCTGGTCGACGTGCTGCAGGCCCTGCTCGAGCACCCCAAGCCGACCATCGCCCGGGTCCAGGGGCACGTGGCCGGGGGCGGCAACGGGCTGGTCGCGGCCTGTGACCTCGCGGTGGCCGCCGAGGAGACCCGGTTCGCGTTCTCCGAGGTGCGGGTCGGGGTCGCGCCGGCCGTGATCTCGGTGGTCTGCCTGCGCCGGATGCCCCCGCGCGAGGCAGCCGAGCTGCTGCTCACCGGCGAGCGGGTCTCCGCCGCGCGCGCGCTGCGCGCTGGGCTGCTCACCGCGGTCGTGCCGGCCGCCGAGCTGGACGCCGCGGTGGACACCTGGGTGGGCCAGCTGCGGCGGGGCGGCCCGACCGCGCTGGCCGCGACCAAGCAGCTGCTGCGCCGGGTGCCGGTGCTCAGTCTGGACGACGGCTTCGACTGGACTGCCCAGCTGTCCGCGGAGCTGTTCGGCTCGGCCGAGGCGCGGGAGGGCATGACCGCCTTCGTCGAGCGCCGCCCCCCCGCCTGGGCCCCCCCACCTTCTGCATGA